The window GTTTACAATACCTACATCATCAGCCAAGAGTTCCAAGAATCAAATCCAAGCTGCCTtattttccatttccaccactgcaTAAGCAATAACCCATGTCTTATCATTTGGATCAATGCCCACAACACAAGGCAACTGCCCTACATGTGGAAGCTTTAAGTGGCACCCATCTAAACTTATCAAAGGTCTGCACTTTGTCCGAAAACCTTCTTTGCATCTCTCAAGCAAATATATATTCTCTAAAACTTTTACCCATCCAACTTCAAATTCATAGTGCTTCCAGGGTTTCTTTGTACCTTACTTGACCAATCTCGAAACTACCAAGCACCGGTCAACGCTAAACCTTCAAGGACCCACTGAGGGGTTCATGCCAAGGACTCATActgaagcacaagagtttccctccaACCAAAAGGCCAATCACATCACGACACTTGTTAATGTCAGAATAAAGCTCCTAGAGTCCCACATCAATCGCATACTAAAGCCGAAGACTTTCCTCAATTATAAAAGAagaccattctcctacaattaattCATAATGCCATTATTATACTTAAACTTGTCATTAGAACCCATTCATGATGATTACGCTTGAACCTATATATTGTGcaaacccttcactattaatgagaactcctttaCCCCGTGGACGTAGTcaaacttagggtgaaccatgtacatcttgtgtttgctttcCTACCTTTATATCTTACATATTATCATAACTAGGTGATGAGAACAACCAAACAAAGGTCACAAACTTAacactttacgttgttccaaagtcccactgattttgtgcatcaacaaagtTAATCATCGTTACTTCCTCAGCAAAATCCCACGATTTTATATATTGCTCTGCATGTTTGCTTTTAATATTCTTCAAAGCCTTATCCAGTGCCCCTTCATCCTTGTATGCCCATGATTCCACTTGGATTCCATAGTGACTAAAAGAGAATCCACATGTGATATGGGATTGAGCTTTATCTGATCCAAGAACAAATCTATGAGTAAAGGAGGAGTCAAGTTCTTATTCATCCAAGTCCTCGCACATATGTGGTGATGAAAGATTATCTTAATTTAGATGTTGTTTAATCTATGCATCTAGCCATCAACACACATCCAAGGGTGGTCTTTTGTACACTTAGAGTAATCTTCAACTTCTCATTCCTAGGAAAGTGACTTTCCTCGTATCCTTTCACTAAGGAGTACATGATGACAGCTCTCTTGAATTGCACACTATCTTTGAAAATAAGCCTTAGAGTAAGATATGGATTCTTCATGTTTGTTTTCTCATTAAACTCTGGATAATGCTCTCTTTTTTGCTCTCTTCCCCATCTTCAGAGTGTACACTTTCTAGGTCATCAGAATTATAATATGATTCATGAACCAGATTCACTCCCCATTTcaagcttcttcttcttgtcttaATTTAGATGTTATTTAGTACTATGGATTTGTTTAAGATGGAGGATAGATCAATGAGATAAGTGTTGAAATGTTAAATTTCTCTTGTTTTACTTTAAGATATTTTGCTACTTATGTGGATTATTGTGTGTCTAAGGAGTGACAACACAATTTCTCTTTGTGGTGAGAGCTTTTCTCTCAAATTGAGAGTTATTCTCACTTCCTATGTGAGGCGTTCAAACCACAGAAAATCCAGTGGCACTGGCCCTAGCTTTGGCTGGGGTCGGTTATCGTTTCCTTCttactttctttctcttttgttttccttgattCCACTACTTTGTATTCCAAATTTATACTTCAATCTATTATATTCCTTTATCCCCATGGTATTACTTTTCCTGACTTTTCCTTGCTTCAATCTTCAGCTATGCATCATTTTGAGATTGTGCGTAGAGTTCTGGTGTATCCACCGGCTTTGGTGTTTCCAACACCACCACTTTCTCTTTGCTATTTGTAGGTTTTGGCAGTGTCGTTCGTGGGTTTCCACGAACTTCATACTGATAGCTGGCTTATCTCGCTTAGTTGCCAGCTATCTCTAGTTTATGGATGTGCTCAGGTAGCAAATCAGGTTTGGAAGTGGCGTCTGTTAAAGCGGTGCTCGTTAGAGGAGATGGAATCAGATGGATTGGCTGGTTCTGGAAGGGTGGAGAAAGTTGTGGATGGTGTCGAAGCTTCTGCTTTGAGAGACGTGATGTTAAGTTTGGGCTTCAATGTCTTTTGGGCTCATTTTGTGTTTTCTAATGTTTTAGGCCCACTTTTGTTTCTTGATATATAGTTTTTGAGCCTCTGAACTGCTATATGTTTGTTGTTGGTGCTTAATAAAATATCCttataccaaaaataaaaaaatccaaagaCTAATGGAAAGTTGCTTTAACCCAAAGAACGAACAATAACATAAGGGAAATTTATAGAACTCTTCTTGTTACTCACTAAcacggagtaggattctctgCCTCCTATTACCATCATCTTCCCTTCCCTCCTCtcatacttttctttttgtctttttctctttataaaaaattcaaaacaagatgCTGACGTAGTTTAATCGTAACCGTTTAAATAAGAGAGGAGGGAAAGTAGTGTTGGCATGGTCGTTTATCGCTGGTTCTCCCATTTACTTATGCACTGGTTCGACTCCCGACATGCTCGTATttatgccacttagtactacagtctagtagtatttatattcacttgcaagtgagaggtattaggtttggtttgaaccacattattattaacccattgtgagactaagctcatccacccttagtgtaaataatatcatttgttaaaaaaaaaaaaaaaatagaagaagagggaaggagagagagattagaaagGGAGATAGTCTTAATCCCATTAACACATCACCGACAAACCAAATACATAAGAGTAAATGAGAGAAAACTAACGAGTAGGTGCCCTCCAAGCTAAGGGAGAGGTAGTGCACTCTCTTAGTAGTATTACTTAGTGAAATGGCTACATCACGTGAATCCTTGCAAACTGCAGGAATCAATAATGCCATTCTGTAATTATTGTTATCATGTAGCATCGATTATAGTACCAATAATTCTTCTGTCCCTTTCTTTACAGAGTTGGTGCTGACTGGTAGCTGTCTGACGATCACATGGTGAAGGCATACGACCTTTATTAATTTCCAGAACTGTCGACAACCATAAACCAACAAATTTTCAATGATTGAGTGGAGGACGCTTAgtaatcaggtaatttaagcgGGGATGTTCTTAAGAATAAAATGACACAAATAAAACATGAGCataattaaaaaccaagaaatCAAGGATCGAAGATCCgcaataataaaattttctctaAAATAAAGTTTACCAAGCCACACTAGCCATGAACTCTTCGTCCTCCGCCAAAGCTTGCAGCGTCTGCGGCGAGAGGCAAGCTTCAAAATCAATGCTTCCATCTTCCGCCCCGGGAAACACCGTCAACTTCCCATCGAACTTGTTCCCGGCACCACTTCTAACTGCCAGAGGACTTCCCCAACCAAAGTTGTTACCATACACATTGAACCGCGGCGAGCTTCCCGTGCCTAATGCTTGATCACTTGCGAAAGCATTCATTTTGGCTAGTTTTGGACTCTCTTTCCATTGCTTCAAAAAATTTATAGCATCCTCTTTCGTCTTTGTAGCAATCATCTTGTTCATTTCCAAAGCCACCCAGCCTAGTCCGCGGTTGAGCAAATCGCTCACGGTGGATGTGACCGTGCCAAAAAGAACCGCATTGCCAAGGTATTCATCGGGTAATGGCGGCTGCAATCTTTGCCTCAGGCCTACTAGTAAGCAATATTTGATTTCTTGGTCGGGGTTGAGATGCCCGGTGCGGGGTATGGAAACCCAAAGATGAGCCAAGAGTGCTTGTAAGGATGAGATCTTGGTGGTGCCCATCTCGACATTGGCTTTGGCTTTGAGCTGAGCAATTTTTTCCTTGGGGAAATGAAATACCCGTTGTTTAAGAGGCGATGGTAGAAATTTATCTGGGATCTGACTTCGGAAGAAGGGAATGCGAACTGGAAGATCAATGATGCCGTCCAGAAACTCACGGCCAAAAATACGAGGAGACTGCGAAATTCCATCGCGACGACCACCACCTCGAGAGATCTCGGACCAAGTGTTGAAGAAATGCCAAAATGTCGACCCATCAATAACCGAGTGGTTCATTGTGCAACCTATGAAAACGCCATCAACCAGCTCTGTTACTTGCGCTGCAAGAAGGGGTTTGGTCACACTTTCGTAATTCAATGCCCCATTCATGGAAAAGAGGTCGTAGACAATTTCATCAGGGACCAAGACAGGGTCGAGGATATCCGCCACAGTGACTCCATCAGCAACCGCGTGGACAAACTCAGCTCCGGCCCCATTGCATTCGACAGCGAAAGAGGTGGTGTTATCGTCTTTATTTTCCGTGATGGCAAGACGACCGGCGAGGGGATAGAAGATGTCCAAGGCGGTGGCGAAAGAGGACTTTAAGTGTTCGACTAGGTTATCCTTTAGGTCTTCATTCCCACAGTCAGTAGAAGTAGGTTTGTGGAAAAGAAGGCCCTTTTGAACTTGATCTACAAGGAGGAATTGCAGATCCCATGGAGTTAATTCAATTCTATGAGTTAACTCATCACTGTGGGTTGTCGGTTGAACAGTTGTGGTGGAGATCAAGCGAATGTATCTCATATTGTGGTATTGTTCTCTTGAGGAAGGCAGACTATACTATACTGAAGCTTTGACTCTAGGCCAAATCGGACGATTAATGGTCACCGTGTGGTGATAACGAATTTCCAAGACTACCCAAAAGTGAAATTTCTGTTAAATCTCACTTAAATATAGGGATAAAATATGTCCAACCACACTCTTTAGCCTTCATCTCTCTTCATCTCTCCGTGTAATTATGCCTCCCCTCCTGTGGCCTCTTCTCCACTGTCCTCTCCTCCAATCTGGCACTCAAGGTCATCACTGTAGCTCCGCTATTGACTTGTAACGTTTTCCATCTTAGAAGAAACATTTACAAACATTTACCTAATTTCTTAccggaaaaacaaaagaaaaaaaaaacattgtggGGTGACACCCAACAAAGAAGAGGCCTTCCTTGTTCCTGGACCACCGAACACAACCCCCTCGCATCACTTATCTCTATCCTACGCCTCCCCTCTTAACCTACGCCCCATCCCTTATCTTGTGCACCTTTTTCCCCGATACCTTCCCCTCTCAACCTCTTTCCCCAAACTCGGAGTTTTTGAGAGATGTGGCTCTGGTGAGGGACTTGGCTCTGTCGGAATCGTCAGCGCTTGCGAATACCcgaggcggaggaggaggacgaGATGGCTAAGATAACTTGCTTTGGTTGCAACTCGCGTGCCAACAACTATATGTGGGTCGGTGGATTCTTTTGCAAATAGTTAATTTAGCACATGATCAGAAAGCAAAAGTTAATTAGCATCAGATAAAACATGCACAATAGTGAAAGGACCTCTaccaaataaataatcaaacaaaaactGATTATTGTTATCTTAATATATAGATaaagttaagaaaaataaatttttaaatcaaatttataaatccaatgatgtgtcattaataaGAAACATACACATTGATCGGTACGTggttaataatccaatcatatacaaccacatcattttaCTTGTAAATTTAAACTCTCTAACATTACCTTTATTATATACCTAAGAACTCAACTTTGTATCGAACATTTGATCTCTCTATTTTTTGGACATGGGTGGCTCTTCAAGGTAAGAGGTCCACGTTAGCTGGAAGGGCTATGAGCAACGTGTTCTCATAGGATTGCTCGCCTGCGGTGGCGAGTGAATTCGCAGCATCCATTACAGGAGTTGTAAGGACAAAAGGTCCGATTTACCCAAACTCGCAACCTACTAGCAAGGACGAAGAAGCCTCCTTTCATGTTACATTTCAAGCGTATTGTCGTTAAGATCTATTAGTTCTTGTATTTGATTTCCAGTCTTTTATGCTTTCATTTAACCATTAGCTGCACTCTTGCTCTAAAGTAAGGAATGATTAAAATcactttttcttcatttctttcatTTTAAGTTTTGGGAATACAAACCACAACAATGTAAAGTTTTCCAACATTCGAGGTATATAAAAGAATCCAAATAAGTCAACTTCACACTTAGTGCACAATCGCTTGGTTTATATTTTAAGAAAAGTGTATTGCACTCGCACTAACACAATTTAAGCATGGAGTGACACGACGCTATTCTCTTCTCTCAAACCTTTATGTGGCACtgagaaacaagaaaaataacaccCAGGAGAAACAATTTGTTGATACAATTAACCGAGTCCAATTTCTAGGCCAAGAATTCAAACCGCATAAACAACATCCAGTTTTTGGTTATTATCTAAGTAGCGCCTTTCAGAGTCTGATTCATACATAACAAACAAGCACAAAAATGTAAATCAAGCTTGAGATCTAGATGGTATTGGCTTGTACCAATACCATCACAAATAAATTCACCTAGTCAGACTCGC of the Pyrus communis chromosome 1, drPyrComm1.1, whole genome shotgun sequence genome contains:
- the LOC137708745 gene encoding uncharacterized acetyltransferase At3g50280-like yields the protein MRYIRLISTTTVQPTTHSDELTHRIELTPWDLQFLLVDQVQKGLLFHKPTSTDCGNEDLKDNLVEHLKSSFATALDIFYPLAGRLAITENKDDNTTSFAVECNGAGAEFVHAVADGVTVADILDPVLVPDEIVYDLFSMNGALNYESVTKPLLAAQVTELVDGVFIGCTMNHSVIDGSTFWHFFNTWSEISRGGGRRDGISQSPRIFGREFLDGIIDLPVRIPFFRSQIPDKFLPSPLKQRVFHFPKEKIAQLKAKANVEMGTTKISSLQALLAHLWVSIPRTGHLNPDQEIKYCLLVGLRQRLQPPLPDEYLGNAVLFGTVTSTVSDLLNRGLGWVALEMNKMIATKTKEDAINFLKQWKESPKLAKMNAFASDQALGTGSSPRFNVYGNNFGWGSPLAVRSGAGNKFDGKLTVFPGAEDGSIDFEACLSPQTLQALAEDEEFMASVACSGN